A window of the Gossypium arboreum isolate Shixiya-1 chromosome 2, ASM2569848v2, whole genome shotgun sequence genome harbors these coding sequences:
- the LOC128279312 gene encoding uncharacterized protein LOC128279312, which translates to MMRRRLENQRHEDQYSRAFHELSGLVMSLLRSPLAPVPSASQSPALSTRPHSPPVPTMKKISPSGFALLMLGTSVSLMLCGSVTFFIGFMFMPWLLCLVMVLYIAGIVSAVSMLCRSTICYAMAPLLRRKEIPEQELNPQNLQNRAS; encoded by the exons atgatgaggaGACGATTGGAAAATCAGCGGCATGAGGATCAGTATTCGAGGGCTTTCCACGAGCTTTCGGGACTGGTTATGAGCCTTCTACGATCGCCGCTAGCTCCGGTTCCTTCCGCCAGCCAATCACCAGCGTTGTCCACAAGGCCTCATTCCCCACCAGTACCGACAATGAAGAAGATATCACCGTCCGGATTCGCTTTGCTGATGTTAGGGACATCGGTTTCGTTGATGCTGTGTGGATCAGTTACTTTCTTTATAGGATTCATGTTTATGCCTTGGCTTCTTTGTTTGGTCATGGTTCTTTACATTGCTGGAATTGTTTCTGCGGTTTCCATGTTATGTCGTTCTACTATTTGTTATGCCATGGCCCCTCTGCTGCGGCGGAAGGAAATTCCTg AGCAGGAATTAAATCCCCAGAATTTGCAGAATAGAGCTTCATAA
- the LOC108468416 gene encoding uncharacterized protein LOC108468416 has protein sequence MKNHGIRPTSSAPFPEVNVAVHNNYENRKSRSRGRGHGSSRGRGRGYISNRYHGGHNNDTSNHQKKNNNERQERSGQNNPSKIVENICYRCGMKGHWSCTCCTSEHLVKLYQASIKRKGKHMETNFISQNDEMEAKDEDIHYNNKIDHAYEDDKFNDLNNITHLDVADFFENH, from the coding sequence ATGAAAAATCATGGGATTCGTCCCACTAGTTCTGCACCATTCCCGGAAGTGAATGTAGCAGTacacaataattatgaaaatagaaaatCTAGAAGTCGCGGTCGTGGTCATGGAAGTAGTAGGGGACGTGGTCGAGGATATATTAGTAATCGTTATCATGGTGGTCATAACAATGATACTTCTAACCACCAGAAAAAGAATAACAATGAAAGACAAGAAAGAAGTGGTCAAAATAATCCTTCAAAGATTGTTGAGAATATATGTTACCGATGTGGTATGAAGGGGCATTGGTCATGTACCTGTTGTACGTCTGAGCATTTAGTGAAACTTTATCAAGCATCTATTAAAAGGAAGGGAAAGCATATGGAGACAAATTTTATAtcccaaaatgatgaaatggaggcaAAAGATGAAGACATtcactataataataaaattgaccATGCCTACGAGGATGATAAATTTAATGACCTTAATAATATAACTCACCTAGATGTGGCAGATTTCTTTGAGAATCATTAG